caataagcTGGTCACAGTggcacttgcctgtaatcccagaacttggtgggcagaggcaggtagatctctgtgagttcgaggcaagactggtctacatagtgagttccaggacagccagaactatgtagagagaccctgtctcgaaaagaaagaaagaaattaaaaattaaagattactTACAAATTGCCTGTATTAAGTGGTCTCATTCACTTCGCATTCAGACTACAAGAGTCAGAATAAAGAATGGGCACAGACTGCACATGTAACTCTTCACTCAAAGAGGACCGGAGAGAGCTCacgttttatataaaaataaaaataaaataaaaactctccCTAGTGTGAGTATCTCTGAACAATAAAAAGATTCAGTGGACATGATCAGCAGGCAATATACAAGCCCGGATGTTCTCCAGATTGTTCTTAGAATGATAGAAAACATGCTTCCCTACAGCCCCCTACAGTAAAGAAGATCAttactaaaacacaaatgatCAAGTAGAAATCACTAGCATTCACAGAATCTTCACTAAAACTGTAAAAACAATCTTCTAGTTTTCCCCCTTCAACTGTGTCCAACAGTTGGAGGCTCCATGAACAGTCTAGGGTAATAAGTTTCAGTGACGGTAACTTCACCGCCTGCCACGACACTGACTTCTACAGGCTAATCTAGGGGAGGGGTTTTCAGTGTAACCAAAATCTATACAAGTCATCTGCCTACAGCTCCCTACTAGAAATAGAGCCTAGTGAGGACACTGGAATCGGGCGACAAAGGCCAGCTTTGTCAATAAGGACATCTTTGGTCCTTCTAGGCTTTTATGTCTCCCATCAAGCACGAAAATGCTCAGTGTTCTCGCTGTATTATATAAATCAGAGAACGTAACTCATCCTAGCAACCGAGCTGAAGAACACAAAAGGTCAGGCTCCACCATCCACggtcctcagccttccttcaGGAGGCAAGCCACACTCTGACCCCAGATTTTCCCAAGCCAGAGTTTGTAATACTGATTGACCTCCTGAGCATGTGAGAAACACTAGCAATCCTTAGAAAGCGTAAAACACTTTCTAAATACGAAAGTGCTGTTTTGGCAACTGTATAACTAGGAAACATTCGTTTGTGCTATTTGGCCATGTTGCATTCccacctctccctgtctctcccctccacaTGTAAATCCGTGCCTCTCATATGTGGAGGGAAAAGGGGACGCCCCTGTCTGGACTAGATCCCTCATTAACTTGTGAGGGAAGTTGGAGTTCATGGGGTCACGCACATGCAAATGAAGGCATCCCAGCCTGTGAACTCAGCATTCTTGCATTTCCACATGAAGCCAGTAAAACTGAGCTGGCTGCCTTTTGTGAACAGGTTTCTCAGGCAGCTGTTGATGGTCTTCATGTACCAAGCCGGACTAAGAGGGGCCAAGTTCTGACTTACACGGGGGTCAGGGTCATCCATCCACCTAGGCAACCCTAAATCAACATGAAGAAGCAAGTGCAGGATTTCCTAACAAATCTGGGAACCAGTTGCTAGTGGATGTCTAAACCCAAGGTTGCTTCCTGAAGTAACTGTGCAGTTTTTCTGCTCAATTTTCCCTGGATGTCTCAAAATAGCAGCTAACTGTGGCTCACAGGGAAGGAAGTGGATACTAAGCACCCTCTTCTGTAGCGATGAGAAGGATCTAACTAAAGCTGAGAGGAGGGGTGTCACAGGCTTATTCCTACCCGCGTATTTTTGTATCCCCATAACTCTAAACCTCTCCCGGTTCCCACAAACACGGTAGTTCAACCCTCTCTACCCAGTCCCAAATCCCCTTCCTCGGGGATCCTCCAAGCGTCTGTTCACCCAAGCTTTTCATTCCTTACAGTGAGTATTTAAGTAAGCCATCAACTCAAGCACATCTCCTAAGAGTTACTTCGATGGAGGAGGTAGGCACCTCGAAATAATAACTCTTATTAACCAttccctgggggaggggagcaaacATTAAAAGGCGCTCCCAGACACTCTTAGGCTgtctcttcccccactccttcccccacATCTGCAGGATCAGTAACCTAGCCATCTACTCCCAGTGTTGGGACTCGTTGGGAAAACCGCCCTAGCACAGGTGCAACTTCTGGTGCTGCGCAAGGTGCGTCTTGTAGCGGAAGCCCTTGCCGCAACCCGCGCACTTGTGAGGCTTGTTGCCGGTGTGGATGCGCCGGTGGCGGATGAGGTGGGAGCTCTGGATGAAGCTCTTGCCGCACTCGATGCATGTGTAGGGCTTCTCGCCCGTGTGCGTGCGCTGGTGCTGCGTGAGCGTGGAGAAGTCGCTGAAGCGCTTCTCGCACTGGCTGCAGCGGAAGGGCTTCTCGCCGGTGTGCACGCGCAGGTGGTTGACGAGGTGCGAGTTGCGGCCGAAGCCCTTGCCGCACTCGCGGCACACGTAGGGCCGCTCGCCCGAGTGCGTGCGCTTGTGCGTGAAGAGGTGCGAGCTCACGCTGAAGGTCTCGCCGCACTCGGAGCACATGTAGGGCTTCTCGCCCGTGTGCACGCGCTGGTGCTTCACCAGGTCCGAGCGCCAGCTGAAGCGCTTGCCGCACTCGCCGCAGCCGTGCGGCTTCTCGCCCGTGTGGATGCGCTGGTGGTTGGCGAGGTGCGAGCGGCGCACGAAGCCCTTGCCGCACTCCCCGCACGCGAAGGGCCGCAGCGCCGCCGCCGAGCCCGCCCCGCTGGCCGCCGCGTGCGCCCGCCGGTGGCTGAGCAAGTGCGAGCTCAGGCTGAAGGCTTCGCCGCACTCGGGGCACGGGTAGGGCTTCTCGCCCGTGTGCAGGCGCCGGTGCTTGAGCAGGTCGGCCCGCCAGCTGAAGCTCTTGCCGCAGTCGGCGCACAGGTTGGGCCGCTCGCCCGTGTGCAGCCGCAGGTGGTTGGTTAGGTAGGTGTTGCGGCTGAAGCCTTTGCCGCACTCGCCGCAGCGGAAGGGCTTCTCGCGAGGGGGCCGGGCCAGCGCGGACCCCGTCCCGAAGTCGCCGGCCACGCCCATGCCCATCATCCCCACCACCCCACCGCAGTCGGCAGCCAAGCGGAAGGGCTCCAGGCTGGCCACCGCTGCTGCCTCTGCCAGACGGTGGATGCGCTGGTGCTGCAGGAAGGCGGCGCCCGGGCTGAAGCTCTCCCCGCAGTCTGGGCAGATGGTGGGCGCGTCCATGATGCTGGCCATCAGGCTGTCGAGTTCCCCGAGGTCCATGGCCATGGGATGATGGAGCCGGTGGAAACGGCGGTGGGCAGGTTTGTCACCTCGGTGTCGACCCCCCAGGGAGAGGTGACGCCTCCAGGGAAGCACTGGAGGAGGTAACTGCTCATCTTCCTCCATCAGCCGGTTCTCCCCAGcgctttcctcctcttcctcttcttcctcctcttcctctccccggGGACTCCGGGATATACTGTCAGATTCTGACAGGCCTGGGAACAGTGTCATGTCAGGCACACCAGGCTGGTCGTCTTCTTCCTCACCGAGGACAGCCCCTTCTTCCTCACTCAGCAGCCCCTCTGCAACAGACAAGTTGGCAGTTGGGGTCAACTAGACCTAGTGTACAAAGGTATTCTAGGAGAACTGCCCTTCAAAGATTGGGAGCCAATGGAGTAATAATGCTCCTCCCCAGTACTCTCAAACACCATAGCCCCAGTTCCCCAGCCTCCTTACACTTCAGTCTCTTTCCCAGGAGTCTCCTCCAGGTAAGAACTAAAGGACAGTGAACTCTGCAGGACCGTCAGCCAGTCTTTGGGCAGTCCCCACCTACTATATACCCTAGGATCTGCTTAGCTGGGTCACTGAAGTCTGCAGATGGTCAGGTAAGATGGGGACTCAGGAGATAAAGTTCTGTctccagaaaaggaagaaaaataattgtatttgaggggctggagagatggctcagaggtcaagagcattgtctgctctttcaaaggtcctgagttcaattcccagcaactacatggtggctcacaaccatctgtaataaggtctggtgccctcttctggcctgcaggcatacacacagacagaatattgtatacataaaaaataaataaatttttaaaaaaaaataaataaataattgtatttgCTCAACCATACTTCGTAAAGCTAGAGCCTCAAAACACAAGTCAtggaaactgcctagacccatttgataggcctggttggcggagtaaacagaatggaatgctgggagaaagaagctgagtcaaggagtcgccatggttctcccactccagacagacgcaggttaagatcattcctggtaagccagcttgtgggctacacagattaatagaagtgggttagatcaatatgtaaaagctagccaataagaaactgaaactaatgggtcaggcagtgtttaaaagaatacagtttccgtgtaattatttcgggtaaagctagccgttcaggcggctgggtgcggggactcagcccgccgctcttactactacacacTTCCATGGACACTCCAGCCTTCTCACCTGGGCAGACAGTGGACACTATTTCCCTCTCATGTGAGTCCCCTCTGAGATCGTCATCCTGTGGGTTGGAGCTCATCTCCTGCTCCAGATGGCCcctctcttctgtgtcctgtggatTGGAGCCCATTCCTCTTTCTTCTGGGTCCGCCTCTCTGTCCTCAGAGTTCTCAAAGTCAGAACCCATACCTCTGTCTTCGGAATTCTGGTGTTCATGCACACCCTGATGATCTTCCTGGTCCATCCAGCAAGAAAAGGGCAAAGGAGGTAGCCAGGGTTTCCTGCTCAGACAAAACATGGAGAAAGAAAGGTTACATCAAGCCAGATCCAACCCTTTACTCCGTGTGGTCTTGATTTCCCCATCCAATAAAACAGCTGGAGTTGCAAGCACCAGTAACAAGTCTACTTACTCCCGACTGCATGTACACTTAGGATAAACAACTGTGTGAAGGGGGACATTTGGGTGGTCACATCCTGAGACCACATACCGGGCGACATTCACTCACGGGACCAAAACTAGATCAGGTCAATCTGTGAAGTAAATGTCTGGGTGTAAGTTTACACCTCAACACTGAAGTAAGCATTGCTTCTTTTCACTTttactttattcctttatttctgtAGTGCGAGGGATTGAACCTGGGACTGCAAGccctccaccactgagctatatctccagctaCTTAGCTGTTATTTTGGAACAAGGTCTTGCTAAGttacccaagctggccttgaactcattctgtaggcccAGGAGGTCTTGAACTTCCCATCCTCTGCGTCAGTCTCCTGAAAGGCTGGGATTCCAGGACTGTGACATTCCTCTTGTCATTGTTTAAAACCTTCATGCGTATTTAGCTTCCTGACCTGTGCTTGTGGCTTCACCATGAGGAAAGCAAGCTTGAGCTGCCTGCTTGCCGCTGACACATTTGGCACACATGAAATCACCACAGGCCCTCTCCACCTGGGCACACACTGAATGTTTTTGCAACCTCCTTGGTATAAAGGTAAGCAACTCTCTTGCCTAGAATTTGGGGTAGAGGAGGCTATGATGGCATATTAAACCCTAGACCACTCTGGATACTTCTAAACACTGTCCACTGTCCCCAGAGgagggggaaaaacaaaacaaacaacaacaaaacacttctACAGCTGAAAAGCAAAAGTATAGAAAAGTCCTAAGAACAATTCTCCCTCTTCTGTGAAGACTCTAGTATAGACAGGAAGCCAGTTTTGCCTTCTCAAATTCCCATGCTTTCCTCCCTTTGATGAAGCCTGCCCTACACAAGCCTGTAACATTCTTACAAGTATTTAGCCGGTTACTTACTGGGGGGCCTTTCCCGAGCCAGAAGGAAAGTACACACAGTCCACAAGAATAACAAACATCAATATAGCAACTTCTTATCAAAGACTGTGTCTCCAAAGGCAAACTCAGCCTGGCTCTGTGGCTCTAGAAGGAAGCCAAGATGATTCAAGCTGTGGCAGGTTTGCTGGAAGCAAGATGGAGAGGTGGTGGAGCCTGCTGTATTGAAGGCCATCTCCATAGTCCAACTTCATACACTGCAATGTGTCGGTTATAGACAAACTTTAAGAGGAATGTGTACCAGGGACAACGTGGCAGCCCTTCTACCAAAAAGCCCAGCATTTGAATTACAGGGAGAAAACATCAGATTTTCAAGGCCTCTGTGGACGTCAGGTTTGCATCTCAAACACAAAGGG
The nucleotide sequence above comes from Microtus pennsylvanicus isolate mMicPen1 chromosome 7, mMicPen1.hap1, whole genome shotgun sequence. Encoded proteins:
- the Znf697 gene encoding zinc finger protein 697 isoform X2, with protein sequence MDQEDHQGVHEHQNSEDRGMGSDFENSEDREADPEERGMGSNPQDTEERGHLEQEMSSNPQDDDLRGDSHEREIVSTVCPEGLLSEEEGAVLGEEEDDQPGVPDMTLFPGLSESDSISRSPRGEEEEEEEEEEESAGENRLMEEDEQLPPPVLPWRRHLSLGGRHRGDKPAHRRFHRLHHPMAMDLGELDSLMASIMDAPTICPDCGESFSPGAAFLQHQRIHRLAEAAAVASLEPFRLAADCGGVVGMMGMGVAGDFGTGSALARPPREKPFRCGECGKGFSRNTYLTNHLRLHTGERPNLCADCGKSFSWRADLLKHRRLHTGEKPYPCPECGEAFSLSSHLLSHRRAHAAASGAGSAAALRPFACGECGKGFVRRSHLANHQRIHTGEKPHGCGECGKRFSWRSDLVKHQRVHTGEKPYMCSECGETFSVSSHLFTHKRTHSGERPYVCRECGKGFGRNSHLVNHLRVHTGEKPFRCSQCEKRFSDFSTLTQHQRTHTGEKPYTCIECGKSFIQSSHLIRHRRIHTGNKPHKCAGCGKGFRYKTHLAQHQKLHLC
- the Znf697 gene encoding zinc finger protein 697 isoform X1 yields the protein MSFVQPHRKPQRGGSGQLARVPARGRSAAAPGRRAGARLRLCARSRQAHRRKPWLPPLPFSCWMDQEDHQGVHEHQNSEDRGMGSDFENSEDREADPEERGMGSNPQDTEERGHLEQEMSSNPQDDDLRGDSHEREIVSTVCPEGLLSEEEGAVLGEEEDDQPGVPDMTLFPGLSESDSISRSPRGEEEEEEEEEEESAGENRLMEEDEQLPPPVLPWRRHLSLGGRHRGDKPAHRRFHRLHHPMAMDLGELDSLMASIMDAPTICPDCGESFSPGAAFLQHQRIHRLAEAAAVASLEPFRLAADCGGVVGMMGMGVAGDFGTGSALARPPREKPFRCGECGKGFSRNTYLTNHLRLHTGERPNLCADCGKSFSWRADLLKHRRLHTGEKPYPCPECGEAFSLSSHLLSHRRAHAAASGAGSAAALRPFACGECGKGFVRRSHLANHQRIHTGEKPHGCGECGKRFSWRSDLVKHQRVHTGEKPYMCSECGETFSVSSHLFTHKRTHSGERPYVCRECGKGFGRNSHLVNHLRVHTGEKPFRCSQCEKRFSDFSTLTQHQRTHTGEKPYTCIECGKSFIQSSHLIRHRRIHTGNKPHKCAGCGKGFRYKTHLAQHQKLHLC